CAGAAATATCAACAATTGCAGCAACCTCATAAAGTTCAGGTCACTGCTTCGCTTCCATCTTTGGGTGATCATATACATAGTTTACAGATtcataaagttttaaatgtaatGTCAAGTTGTACTCAGTGAAACTCTGGATGTTCTTCAAACGGGTCTATTTTGGCTTTTGGAATGCATGGTATACTGGGTATAGAAATGTATTTTGGCCTTACGGTTTTTGAGAAAAAGGTAGATGAGCATAACTTcgcaaaaaactaaaatttgttTATTCTGTTTTTGTGTTCACAGGTATTCACGAAGTAAGTGGGTTGCCCCTGCGCTCAAAATATCATCTCTTGCTACTTCAAATGGATGATTTCTTGAACTCcttatttatgtgttttctttttattttagtttgaatTGGGAGTAGCTTTTATGGGAGCATGTGTTTACAAAATGGTCATGCACTCGTAACGCCTAAGGATTTGTAGGTTTATGCTAGCAAGAGTAGCATCCATTTGACCTCACAGAAACCACTCCAAAATCAATGATTCTCCCGCGCACAGGATGAAAACCacgttttaaattattattgagTTTAAAGATGAATATCTTGTCCTTGCAAATCTGTTGTTTGAGTtgtttcaaattcatgcatctgtattatttcaatattttctaCCGTGCTGCATCTAGATGCCTTTTTAAATTGTGAAATCTGGAATTCTTGAGTAATTAtggaattgatttattttatgcGATGCATTTCCCCCTTGTTACATAAAATTAGTTACCAACTGATATTCCCTTGACCACATTTACATTGCAGGAAATGCTGAAGGATGTAGTGAGAACTAAAACTTATCAAAATGTTATTTATCAGAATAAGTTTctatttaagaataaaatagTACTTGATGTTGGCGCTGGAACTGGAATTCTGTCCCTATTTTGTGCAAAAGCTGGGGCTGCACATGTTTATGCGGTATGTGTTCACTTCTTTCCTTTCTTCTATTCAGCAAGGAATTGTTTCAATCAAGATGCTACGATTAGGCATGTCATATTTTGTGTTTTTGTCAtgtgtttttttatattaaatgtgGTTGCCTGCTTTTCCATTTTCAGGTTGAGTGCTCAGACATGGCTGACATGGCAAAAGAAATAGTTGAATCAAATGGTTTTTCAGAAGGTaatatgtttgtgttatgatgtttTGCTAATTCTACTGTCTTTCTATATTCCTTCAAAGTAGTCAGTGACTCTGccctttttttcttaaataaaatattgttaCAGTTGTAACGGTTTTGAAGGGAGAGATTGAAGAAATTGAGCTACCAGTTGCTAAAGTAGATATTATAATTTCAGAGTGGATGGGATATTTTCTATTGTATGAAAATATGTTAAACACGGTCCTCTATGCACGAGATAAATGGCTTGTAAGTTGTATTTCATTTTTCACTTTATTCTCTGACTGTGCAGAACATTGTTATATCAATTGTAGTTCTTTGATATAAGAAATCAATGGTGTCAACTTTTCTTGTGCTTTGCCGGTTTTCAGGTCAGTGATGGAATTCTTCTACCAGACAAAGCTTCCCTTTATTTGACAGCCATTGAGGATGCAGACTACAAAGAAGATAAGATTGAATGTGAGTCtcttgaatttctaatgcatacaagTATATTTTTTAGTCGTTTTCTTTAGGCTCCAAAATTTGGATAGTTTTGGGGACTCTTCTCTCATATCAATTCCATGAATGGGGCTTTTAGTTTTTCTTAGACTTTCTCTTCTATGCATGTGTTTCTGTAAGCTGAAAAATTATTGGATCTTGTTTGTAATGGTTGTTTGGTCCCTTTTGCTCTCACACTACTCCAGTTTGGAATAATGTGTATGGCTTTAACATGAGTTGCATCAAGAAGCAAGCCATCATGGAACCTCTTGTTGATACTGTTGATCAGAAACAAATTGTCACAGACTGCCAGCTCCTCAAGGTGGGATATGCATAAACTTGTGTGTGTGCCAAAAACACGTATGTGCATGTAGATAAGGATGTATGcttgtttaaaaattttttggTCTATACTTTTGTTGGGTGTTCTTCCCTGTTTTGGTGATCGTTTGGTTTACTTCGCCTCATTTCAGATTATGGATATCTCTCAAATGGTTTCTGGGGACGCTTCCTTCACAGTTCCTTTTAAGCTTGTGGCTGAGCGGGATGATTACATCCATGCCTTGGTGGTCTACTTTGATGTGTCATTTACCAAATGTCGCAAGTTAATGGGCTTCTCTACAGgttaatcttttttttatttatgcttTTATGTGCTGTTTGTCTAGTCATTTGGATTAGATGCTTGTCTTTGTAAAATTCAATGAGTTTGAAGGTCACCTCAAAAATACTACACATTTCATTACTTTGAGCATCGTCATCACGAGACTAATACAAGTCTAAAGTTAAAAGTTAGAATGACAACTTGACAGTACGTGGGGGATTGTACGCGGCCAGTTGGTTGTGTGTTGTGCCTGAACAATGCTCTGTCCATTGTCTACATTTCATTCTTAGAATAGCATATTGGGGAAGACTTTATGCTTCTCTGACGAACTCAAATCAATGCAGGGCCAAGATCACGGGCTACACACTGGAAGCAAACAATTCTGTACCTAGAATGTGTTAACTATATGTGAAGGGGAAGTCTTATCTGGGAACATGACTGTCGCACCGGACCAAAAAAATCCTCGCGACATTGATATAATTTCTGTCCTGCCCCTGCAATGAGATTTTCGTCCTTCGACAATATACTTTCCACGTGTTCTGACCCCTTCCTTGTGCAGATTGCATGTTTGGGTTTCTGCTGAGTGCATGCTTCTGCTCATCAGTTTAACTTCTATTCTCCATCATGAGGGAGTGTTGTAAAATATGAAGTTACTAAAAAATAGGAAGTGAACTAGTGGAGTAAACTATAGAAATAGAATTTGTATACTTCCATTTTAGTCCACTTAATTTAGGGGTTATTGACATGCATTTGTACCCAATTATTTGAGGAGTATATGTGATTTTAAATTCAGATTAACAATTATCTTTTACTTTGTTAAACTCATTGTTTGGCTTATGTTGGAATGAGAATTGAACTCTGCAGTGTATTGTTAGCAAGCTATTATCAGCTTATAGAATCCTGGACTGGATTTTTTGCAGGGGCGTGTTGTGGAGATTTATGGGCCTGAGGCTTCTGGGAAAACCACTCTTGCTCTACATGTAATTGCTGAAGCACAGAAGCAAGGAGGTTAAGTGATGGTgctcataaaatatttattcttaccttcattaataataacaatccaAACAATATGCTGGACATGGATTGCAACACATAAGTGTCCTACTGTTGAATCCTGACAGTGACAACACACCTTCATTTGGTGGTTGGGGCTTGTCTGGGGTTGAGGTTGTGAACCCAAATGTTTATATCTCCATTATCTGTTGTTGAGATGGTTTAATTGCATGTTCTTCTAGTTTGAGGAATTAATTTGGTTAATCTGTAGCATTAAACTGTAGGGTAATGTCAAGTGCTTCAGGGGATGTTaaatggaaaataattttttttatatctagacttgactgtctttGCAGAATCTTGATACGTCTGTTTCTTTGCAGGTTACTGTGTTTTTATTGACGCTGAGCACGCACTTGACTCATCACTAGCTCAGGCCATTGGAGTAAATACTGAAAACTTGCTTCTATCACAACCTGATTGTGGTGAACAAGCTCTCAGCCTGGTGGACATGCTTATAAGGAGTGGTTCTGTGGATGTTGTGGTTGTTGACAGTGTAAGTAAAAGTCTGCTGTTGGTACTTTGCATGGTGTAGAGTTCTCTTTCAGTTATAGTATCTTGTTTCTGCTAGAGCATTTTGCATGTTTCATGGAATTGGTCTTCTTCCCCATCCCTACTCTTGATATCTCTGTGTCTCAGGCAATGTTCTTATCACTGCAGGAGGTTTTAGAAAGGACATTGAATATGCTTGAGCTCATTGGATTGAAGTTGCTGAATTAAACTCAAGTCCTTTAATTATGGTTAACCTTTTTCATTTGGTTACAGGTAGCTGCCCTTGTGCCTAAAAGTGAGCTTGATGGTGAGATGGGCGACGCTCACATGGCAATGCAAGCTAGATTGATGAGCCAGGCGCTGCGCAAATTGAGCCATTCTTTATCGCTGTCACAGACAATATTGATCTTTATAAATCAAGTATGAATATTTAGGCCTTTTTTTGTGTAATTCGTAAGTTTTGGTTACAAATGGATCCTTGTTCCTTTGTGAAATCCATACTGCTAAGACTGAACTTTAAGGGGACTATCTACTTGTTATTCTGAGGTCTGAGTGTTGCAACAATGTTACCATTGCCCTTTCCGATTAAAAGCCATGGGTTTCCGGAAATAGGTTCCTTGCAGAAAAGCAGGGTGACCGCCGTGTACAATAGATGATCCTATGCTGAAATTTGCAAGTAGAGATCCATATGCACCGGGGAATGGGGATGCTCTACctacttattattttattttgggcTTAGACATTCCTGAACTTCTTGAAATTACTACCTTCATCAAATTTAGTTAGTTTGTTGTAATCAGTTTGCTGGGTTGTGAGTCTGCTGTGAATCACAATTGACCCAATTTGCATGCGGTCCTTCCCGTCCTTCTTTGACCCCCCTCCCCAGAACCCAAAAAAAGAAAGGTCTGAACTGAGCTTGATCCAAGAACCATGGTTGTGATTAGGTTCTATGCTAAGCTTGATTTGAGAGGTGTAGGTGTAACTAGGGCAGGAATGAACTTAGGCCAAGGTATCATCAGTCATGCTGTGCTATGACTATCCCCTTTCAGTAGCATGTAGTTGGTAATTTAATGCATTATTAGTGTCAGTCTTTGTATGTTCTTTCTAAAGAAACATGGTTATATTCTCTTTTTGATGTAATTTAACTTCTTAACTTCTATCATCTTGGTGGCAATGCCAATATTGCCTGAAGTGTAATGAAGTGAGTTGTTCATTGGAGACTCTTGCGGATATTGGTGTTATCTTCTCAATATGAAGTTCGTTTATATCTTGATCTAATGTGCACACAGAGGAAGTACATTATCGGTCTGCAATTTCTGTATTATGTGTACATTTACTTAATGATCATACTTCCTCACTGCTTACATCCATATACAGGTGAGGTCAAAGATTAGTACATTTGGAGGATTTGGTGGGCCAACTGAAGTAACTTGTGGTGGTAATGCTTTGAAGTTCTATGCTTCAGTGCGCTTGAACATAAGAAGGGTGGGGTTTATAAAGAAGGGGGAAGATGTACGACGTTTGTCTGTTCATCAATTTATTAACTAACTGTACCTAATCAAAGTATTTCTGATTTTACCTCATACTTGTTTGAACTCTAAAATTTGCATGACCATTTGTCTTCCTATGAGAACAGTCTAAAACACACTTGATTTGAAGTGCCTCTAGCTCTCTACCTTTCTTTCATTGAAACGCAAAAAACAATGTCATATCATGTGGCAAAATTGCCTAGAACCAGTACGTAGCATTTGGTCCCAGACATATCTTTGTGTTCCCAAACCAAGTACTGGATGTGCAAGGATGCTTCTTGGTGTAGGGAGTTGTCTGGAGAAAAGATCTAATCTAGATCCCCGAGGAGTGCAAAAGGCTAACGCTAACAGGGCTAAACGGATTGATTGAAAGTACGGATGGATTTTTTTGCATTGCAAATTGCTCCATCTACATTGGTGTCACCACCTTTTTACACTTTGACTTtataagaaagagaatgtgatgtAGAATATTGATAATGGCTATGATTCTTTTCCCATCCAAGTTGACTAGTAAAATCTCTTGTTGATCTACCATTATATGGACCATGTATTTAGCGTGGCACCAGTTCTCTTGTTGACCTTGATGTTTTCAGCATAAGCCATGTGCTTGAAATGAGGGGTTGGGTTTGGCTTTAGCACAAATGGTTAAAGGTGGGGAAGGAGTGGGCCTGCAGGGTTCAAATTAGCCAACATGTATACATTGATTGACTTCTCTGATTGTTCCTGTGCCTTCTCTCTCTGATTTTAATCTGTGATACTTTTTGTTTTTGCAGACTACTGGAAGTCAAGTTCAAGTGAAAATTGTAAAGAATAAACTTGCCCCCCCATTTAAAACAGTCCAATTTGAACTTGAATTTGGAAAGGGAATATGTCGAGAATCAGAGCTCATAGAATTGGGGGTAAAACACAAATACCTTGTCAGGGCTGGTTCGTTTTACAATTACAATGGTCAGAGTTTCCGCGGGAAGGAAGCCCTTAAACGCTTTCAAGCAGAAAATGATGTTGCTCGGGAAGAACTTATGATGCAACTCAGGCAGAAGCTACTTGATGTCGGCTCAAGTAAGGACGAGGGAGCAGAGGATGGAGAACCTGTAGAAGAAATTGTTTCACCTGATTCTACAGATGAAGAAGCTGTTACTGCAGTAGAAGCATAGTTTTCAAATGCATGAAATTGAAAATCATTGGAGTTA
The genomic region above belongs to Manihot esculenta cultivar AM560-2 chromosome 3, M.esculenta_v8, whole genome shotgun sequence and contains:
- the LOC110611979 gene encoding DNA repair protein recA homolog 3, mitochondrial, whose translation is MLLLISLTSILHHEGNPGLDFLQGRVVEIYGPEASGKTTLALHVIAEAQKQGGYCVFIDAEHALDSSLAQAIGVNTENLLLSQPDCGEQALSLVDMLIRSGSVDVVVVDSVAALVPKSELDGEMGDAHMAMQARLMSQALRKLSHSLSLSQTILIFINQVRSKISTFGGFGGPTEVTCGGNALKFYASVRLNIRRVGFIKKGEDTTGSQVQVKIVKNKLAPPFKTVQFELEFGKGICRESELIELGVKHKYLVRAGSFYNYNGQSFRGKEALKRFQAENDVAREELMMQLRQKLLDVGSSKDEGAEDGEPVEEIVSPDSTDEEAVTAVEA